The sequence AAATTATCCTAACAGTCATGATCAAGCTTCCCAACAGTCAAGTCCTAAACACAAGGGAACCTAAACTAAAATTAATAGAATAGTTAACAGTCGTCTAAGTATCAATTTCTACAGTACAACTCTCAATTGATCTATcatgaaaaataattcaataaaatccataattaaattatttatggtGGCAAAAACCAAAACTCAAATCGAACTTACTAAAAATATAGGTGAAAAGGGCAAAATAGGCTTGGCGGCTAAAAAATGGATAGACGACTCGACTCGGCTCAGGCTAAGGCACGCGGACAACTCGACAACTCGTAGAGGTGCGCGCGCGACTCGGACACTGGCTCGGTTTCACGAAAATGGCTCGGTAACTCACGCAGGCGCGAGGCTCGGACTTTACGCTGGAGAATGAAACGCGGCTCGAATTCACGCAGGTGGCTGGCGTAGCTTGGGTGCTGCTTTGGACGACTCAGGCGAAGGTGTGGCTCAGGTTCGCAGCGTTCTCTGACGTAGCTGGATGGAGCTCTGATGACGGATGGAGACGGCTCGATAGCAATGTTGCTACACGACAGACGGTTGGCGCGACCGGGCTTTGACGGCGACGCATGAAACACTAAAGCGAGGATGGAGGAAATCAGACCAAGACGGAGATGTCTTGGGTTTCGGTCGATGATGAAGACGCTGATAGACGAAAGTGGAGGGTGTGGGTGTAGATCGACGACCGACTGGCCTACAAAAGAAAAACGGCAACGCAAGGCGGTGGCGGCGCAGGggttttcctctctctctctctcttcttttttttccaatgaAGAAGATGGCACAACTCCCCATGCcacatttaaacaaaataataataacttattctttttcttttccttcattCCCCAAATAACCATCTAAATCTTCTCTCACTTCATTTAAAACTCATCAAATCTTCTCTTTAAACTCAGATTTCCCTCTCTCTCCAATCCAATCAcctttatatttcaaaaataaatatccttacctaattatattatccacataatataattattttaacttcaaagtcaattaattatacaatcaaatatataattaatcaaattttctcaaatacaaacaattaaataatatctaataagttccaataaagttcaacaattaaataacacccaaaaattcaaaaatttaaacttaagataattaaaaatagaTTATCTTAAATTTGGAGTGTTGCAGGAATAATAACTTATCCCGACGCCCCATGCACGCATTAGGAACTATCAGTCGgaaaagtttatattttttttaaatatatttgactTCTCCCAATGTTGTACATAACGGCGTcgggagaagtttataatttttttaaatatatttaatttctcttGACACCATACATAACTGCGTGgggagaagtttataattttttaaatatatttaatttctccCGACGCTGTACATAATGGCATcgggagaagtttataatttttttaatatatttaacttctcccgaCGTCATGCATAACAACGTTGGGAGTTCTcctttaaaacccattttttaGATGTGTCGTCCGATCTTCACATTCGCCCACCGCCCCTCACCGTCGGTAAgtcaatctctttttttttttaagtcaatctcttcttttttttttctttattttggtttaggtattagaaatataattaaacttGTGATTGTTTTGTGGATTTGTATCAATAATGTTTAAACTATGTTCATTTTGTTGTggattgtgtaaattttgttcttattgtgttgatttttttgttattgttcttTATGTTCTCAATCCTCCCTTCCGATGtaaattttttgttattgtttttgaTTTTGTCATTGTTTGTATTGTTCTTTATGTTCTTTATCGAtctttatatttaaactatgTACCAATAACGTTGATTGCTaaatttttcattcatttgTTTAGATCTCATTCTTGGttgtgcaaaaaaaaaaaaaaaaaaaccttccaTCTAATAATggaaggtattttttttttaaaaaaatagaggatCTCCTGATGCTATATTTTGTTCGTTGAGAGAGGCTTTTTGACTTAGTTCCCCCGACGTCATTTTTGACGTGGATTTATTCGTCGAAAAAGGATTTTCGGACGCTTTTCATATATCATCCAAAGCTTTTGTGCGTTGGGAgacctccattttcttgtagcgCCTCTACCATATTACAATATTTAGTTTCTACTTCCAAACGTCTTAAAAATTCCTCTCGAAGCTTTCCACTCCTTCGATCAATTAAACATTCAATATTATTTGGTTCGGTATGGTTGCTACGAGAAGAGGTACATACCAAGCCTACAGTCTCCGATGACATTTTTAAGGTTCTGGGTGGCTCAGTTGCGCTTAAGATGTTTAGGGTGATATGTTTCTAGAGTTTAGGCAGAAGGGTTGTCTTCAATCTCTTCCAAGCGACTGAAGATGATGTTGTTGGAAAATGAATTAGGGCCAGACCCAACagaattaatataaaaaatattttctctaATTCTAAAACATAAACAGATCATGCATATAAAATTAAATGACGAATAAACATACCTCCGTGTCGATGTAAGTAACTCTTCAAATTAAAATTGTCTCTATTATGATAATAACGATCCTTCAAATTTATATCACCAAAATGTTGCAAAATCTCTAGCGTTCTCTGAGAGTATCCACACACGAATTGTGAATTTGACACCTCGAATTCGGGAATGCTAGAACCTCACAGAGTGGAAATTTCGACTATCTCTATGTGTAGAACGAATTTGTGCCTTTTGCACGTCTAATAAGTTTTATACGGTTTCCTACTAAGCTTAGGATTTTCTAATAAACTTCCAATGCTCCAATTGGGATCATTAATTACCTAGCCTAAAGACAAATTTGACCCAGTTCTTTCGTGTGCAATCCGTTAAGTTAATTTAATATGGCAATGGGTCCATAACTCGTTTTATAGCCCATAAGTCATATTTGGTTTCTAGCAAGCTATTATGGCTACCCATATTAAATTAAGTCGGTGATCCAACATAACCTAATATAATTATTGCTTTAATCTTTTTATCACATGATATCTATAATTGAACATTAGGCATGAACAAAGCCACCTTATCCAATTCAATTCATTTCTCGATCAATAAGCAtactgaaataataaataacattAATACCattattaattcatttataaCATGATCATGCATTTCCACAATCACGCTTAATTGAGGAGTCCAGAGATATCTCTCCATAGCAAGAAGGATAAATTCCATCTTGATTAATCATTATCCACTACATAATTCATAACGTATTCAAGTACAACCTTTATAATTATCCGGTTAAAGATAACGTTTGATTGCATTAGAATAGATTAATTCTTATGTTTTACACTATGATAATATCTTGTCTAAGAAAGATCAAAACAATcaattatttgagattatttATGATACATGTCCATGTAATAATCTTAAAAAAGGTCAGTCTGATTTTTATtctctaataagaaaatataattataattatgtCCCTATATATGTAAGCATCTTATGATTATCAATTATAACTCAAACTAATCTTAGTTTATTATTGTTCCCACAATAATAATCGATTAGGGACATTTAGAATAGAATAACATATTCATggatattattatataataacatgcaattgaataataatgagaataataacttttaataaataattaaacagTAAACCggtacaattaaaaaaaatatatgattcTCCAATGGCGTACGAAGATGCCCCAAATTGATTCAGGTATCTTTTCTTGTATTCCTAGTTTGATGAGCATGTCATGCATGAAGCTATATAACTTCTGGTACCAGTGTGCCTACAAGGGCAAATATTGCTAAGCCAATGATAGACTCTGCACCTGTTAATTCTTTTAATCGTGCTACTTCCATTCATGAGTGTCATCTTGTTGTTGATACTTCTACCTTTAACTCACGTACTAATTCTGGTGTTGCGTCCAAAGATAAGAACCCTGGTTGTGTTCCCTTCTTTGAATTTGAAATGGTGGATGCCTACACAAATTGAAGAAAATGTGAAAAGCTTGCGGAGCTTAAGTGGAGATTTGATGTgttattttttggttttgggGGTAAAGTAGAATTTTCATAGCTTTTAGTTGTGGGTGGagagttttatttaattataggaTATTTGATGTTTATTAAACAATTGTATTTAGGAATAAGTTTGTCACTTACGTAGGGGCATTAAAGGTATTGCTCCCCCAGtttgtttttcaaattgttatgttttgctattttatcaatttaaaaataaatttgccatttatccaaagtaaacctccTGTTTTGCCATTTTTCTTGTCTGCCCAAATGGAAAATTCCAAGGTCCACTCTTAAGGACTCAAACGTAGCAACATCTAATGACTTAGTCGTAATATCTACTGACTGAACAGGTCTTTGTACATGCTCAAAGGAGATAATATTGCGTTCAACAAGGTTATGTATAAAATGATGTCATATATCGATGTGCTTTTCGATATATTAATTATAACACTCATGTTGTCACAAACAACGTCATAACTCCTTGATCAGTTCTATATTCTTTCAACATTTGTTTCATCCAGATTAGTTGAGTGCAACTACTTCTAGCCACTATATACTACAGTAGATATAGAAACACAATTCTATTTTTTGCTAAACCATGACATGAGATTGTTGCCCAAGAAGAAACATCCTTCACAGGTACTTTTACGATCTTCTGAACATTCAGTCCAGTCAGCGTTACAATTATGCTTGATTTATGCTCCCACGAGATCATTAAACTAACTGATGTGCGTTCTCCTATAGAGTCATTAGACTATTATGCCACAAAGTGTTTGCTTAATAGGTAGTTAATGGTTCACATAGTGGGCCCACTAGTAGaccccttactgagtattttatataCTCACCCTatgtatgtttaattttttaggaAAAGATAAAGACAAGTCGGTGATTGACAATACACTACAAGAGAcgtgggtactcccgacgcacaaatacgtcggcgaaaatgcaaagaacgtcgggaaaggatatcccgacgtacaaaacgacgtcgggaaaggatatcccgacgtacaaaacgacgtcgggaagaacgtcgggggaaatgcgtcgcgagaggctttcccgacgccgaattggtacggcgtcgggaaaggctttcccgacgccgtgggatgcgtcgggaaagccggcgtcgggaaaaccttattcccgacgccgtttatgccgacgcatctcacggcgtcgggaaagcctattttccgacgttttttttcccgacgtaatgaacgtcgggaaatattttttatatatttttttaaatattttatttttacttttttccttataatattttgctcaaacattcacaatgatgttcggattgctcaaaaaaatttggcgacgttttggattaaattaataaatatacaaacacaaattaaaaaatagaattaaaattaataatacgaataagttgactacaagaaaatatagttttcaatatacaaaaaacataaacataagacccaatctcccaacgaggtgcgtatgcgcgtcattctacaccttcggtcctaaaaatggtataaaaataactaagtttaatacataatcatatattgcaaaaacttaagaataatagagacatatacgacgtaccgcagggctagggatcatgtggtggtccctgttgtgcacgagttaggtcttcaatcatctttttcatagcttccacttgtgaagctaatgcttggtgatttctatcttgtacttcaatccgttccaaagcttcatgaagtttagcttgtaattcaatctctttttgtgtggactgcgaacaagatgtcgacgaactgcttgcacttgccgttctgcgggccttcggcttgggtccccaaccaaggccttttgagtagcctggtcgtcgacccaacacctgatcgcatatctcatcctcagagagtggctgactaccctctggggtaggctgggattggagttccagcatttgattctgcaacaaatttaaaaattatgttaggtaacgcgctaaaatatataataaaagtggataattaataagggtataacttacatgcgcatcctcggcggcctgcgacacgaatgtcccagctcgaacgtgtgtttcccggaacaattccacacgatcgaccggctgccctcttctttcagcgagctcatactgtcgttgtagaaacgacttcgacccgctactatgattgtaaggctgcttctgtcgagcagccttgtttgtccgtgattgctcctgcatttaaacaattatattgtttatttcttatacatataaaaacttgttatcataattaatcatgacaaaaaatgctaccataactgcaggatagcaaaaacaaatcttaacacacatattacattcccaattcaatttaactattaactcccccccccccccccccttcaaatttcaatttttcattcaactataaattcccctcccccccccccccatctcaattttcaatttaacttaaaccccctccctccaattcaattttaaatttaactattaactccactcccccccccccctctccaatttcaattttccattcaactataaattcccctccccccccccccccaatctcaattttcaatttaacttaaaccccctccctctaattcaattttaaatttaactattaactccactccccccccccccccctctccaatttcaattttccattcaactaaattcccctcccccccccccccccccccaatttcaattttcaattttcaattttcaattcaaatataaacccccctcccaattcaattttcaatttaacaataaacctctcccccaattcaacccccattcaattttattcaattttctaaaacaaaaatcctaaaccattcaaatttcaaatttcaattcaactacaaattacacacactctatacaaaaatacatttaacaaacaaaaatctattccaaaagaaaatcctaaactaattttcataaaaaataaccctaaactaatttttatcaaaaaaaaaccctaaaacataaacttaaatcaaataaatttacatatttcacttacctaacgtggcagacggcgacgaggaacaacggcgagggcggtcggcgacggacggcggcggaacaaaaggaaacaaCGGCGGCAaggcgacttcttcttcttctcctttctttttctcctctcctctcggcttcggttctgtattcacagaaccgaaatgaatttaaaggggatttcccgacgcagtcaagaggcgtcgggaaatcccccaaaatgcgtcgggaaaaggggaattcccgacgctcattaaaccccttttcccgacgttttacgtggcgtcgggaaaaacccctattcccgacgcctctcccgacgcactgtgcacggcgtcgggaaaagggacttttcccgacgtattgttgccgacgccttcgtggtgcgtcgggaaagattgttttccccgacgcatctcccgacgcgttattgatggcgtcgggaaagcccttattctCGACGTTTTTTATGCCGACGTgattttcggcgtcgggaatgggccattttcttgtagtgataggGGCCTGTGACCGTGCCATTGGGACTAGATATGATTGATTGCTTTCgctatttgtttttatttctatGACTTTTGAATGCTATGAACCTTTAGGTTAGATggaaattaagtttattttaacacttttatttaatgattttattatGGGACCTTGACTAAGttgtttttaattcttttattgaATTATTTTAGCACTTTTTCACTTGAGGTtgtcttaatttttatttttttaataaaatgttCTATACTTTGCAtgattttggttttaaaaaaattatttttatttaagtaATAACCTCAACTTAAGTCGaaaagttgggtcattacaacaaatataacaaaatttgactttttatcGGTGACAATAAGCTTGAAAAAATACTCAGATAAACATCTATTAGTGTCCATTACTAAAGTAATATATCTCTATATGGGTGTATTGCAGTCTATCATAGACAAAAAGTaacatttatattatatttataaataagttagctcattttgctatatttgaaaacatccATCTCTTTAATTCAACATATAAAATGTGTATCCAAACTTACCTATCCTCTCACTTGGACACCTACGAATGACAACAATCCTCAAATCAACTCCCCTCTTGACGTGATCTTTAACACATCATTAAACTTATCCAAACTCAACACTCGTGAATATAATGATTACCTAAGGGCATATTTGGATTAACttaagagattttttttaaaaaaaaacaattttattataaatctttagcaaaaaaaaagtttaaaactaTTTTGAGTGGTtgacacaatttttttttaaaaaaatgtctttttatttttttaaaattaaacacttgagAATTAGAGgtctttttataaatataacaaaacggcaatttatttacactttataggATAATTTAAGAAACCAAAAAAGCCCACAAGCCCAAAATGCAAAATACCAAAACTACCCCAATAAATGCGCGATTAATATAATCGTCCAAGTGCAGTCGATTAATGTTATTAAACGATTTTAGACGCcatcgtgtagaataatatataattgatacacgatcttgtaaattaacaaatatataaacgatcaaaAAATAAATGCTAAAGGATAACTTAAGACTTtagatataaacgatcgtgtagattaCGTTTAAAGATTATTTTATATGTGTTTCTGATCAAGTATGAAAGTATAAACGATGGAAAACGATCAGCATATACGATCTTGTACATaaccatatatataaataataaagtaataaacaaaaaaagatGGTGAAAAAATTTAGATATAGACGATCATGTAGAGTAGCTTCAACAATCCTATATGtaagtataaacgatcatttatagaAACTAGCTCCAATaactcataattacaaaaataccatcAAAATCAAGCGACTATAAAAAGGTTATGGAATTTGCTTAGACTTTTAATCTTCTTTACAATCCTTTATCTTCTTCACTACATTTTTGTCTATCATCTTCCTCGTTAATCGTTTATATCCTCGTAACTACTTTAATAGAACTGTCTCGATCTATCTAGCATACAAAGAggtatgaatctatattcatttcgatctatctgtatctatcacgatctatctCATATACAAAGACGTCTGACTCTATACtcattgtatatatttcattcaataatttatattaaattttgttttttacaaatagatggtgagtaAGAAGCAACAAGCATCATgtaacaaataaataaagtctaaaataaagatgaaagaaagaaaaattaagaaagaaaaagaaataaagataaCAAACTAAAATTCGAATATTTGTCTGTATATCATtctatatttgtgtatctttttaTGAATAGCGCtttgtatttgtaaatttgttaaaactagaccttgtttgaaacatactgtttattatgtctttcaacaggtgaaacactatccaaataacattattatggaagatgaacaaaaaaaatcttttattgtatactacagtttagaatcattgaatcagatcaagtcGAAAATAAACCAAAGAATTCTTTCTCGAGTTTTGACGAACAATCCTTTTGGCCAGTTCCTTACATTAGAATGgtcaaaataccaacacaattcctaaattttctattaagaaagcaatgccatacaaaaaaaaaaaaaaaaactaatgtccttgcttttaatttcaatggacatatagcaTAATTTGGGCCGAaagacttttgttttgtgactagactaaaaggtcacaaatttTCAGAGTTAAgtctaggagaaagaaaaaaaaatggtatgaaAAATGCCATTTTTCGTCATGacgactttataacaagaagagatatagaaagaactttcaaagcgttACGCAACGAGGAAGactcattaaaagaaaaactagttaaccttTGTATCTTAGAAGCGTTTTTAATTCCCAAGcaacaacacaaccacataaatttctaacatctagacatattggatcaTGAAGAAACCTTGAAAGACTATCCATGGGGAAGGTCATCATACATTCTAACATATTAATTATTGAcaaggatgttgtataccttcaaggatttcccttagctttagtctattgggcttttgagaaaataccaagactttccaatttagatgttaggtttggaagaaagcttgcaatTGAAGGGCCAACAATTGTGacatgggaatgtttggaaaTAAGTAACTGGAGGACTCTAAACATCAACATTTTTGAATTCgagaatgtaagtaaatttaGAGCATGCTTTATATATGTCAATATAaatagacaatgaaagatttctatccatgtctatctggaatagatgatgatataaatatatcactatttatcaatacatttgccactttttcactaataatctaataaCATTTGTAGTTCTCCATCACACCATTAGATTCAACAGAAGaaaagtctcaaacaattttgaaatatttcaaagatattgagaagcagtaaagaaaagaaaatgtagagcaacaaaaaaaaaaaaaaaagaaagaaatggaaaaaacattgaaacaaacaaaatcttaaatgaaataagagaaataaaaaaaaatcaagaaaaagtAGAAGCAGaactgtaacgccccgacgttcgaggtaaaattttagcattttaagtaaattgttcggaaatttgagttttggtaaaacgataaaataataatataatattgattatattattattatcgggaattattattacaatttttaatgttaatattttcttttattttatttaaaataaatattaatattcttatttaatattattataataatatatattaatattctattacaaatttatattaattttattcaacatatatatatatatatatatatcattattttatttttattatatttaagattattattattattattattagttatctttattacatatatatatttattattattatttatatatatatatatatatatatatatatatatatatatatattacaaaaaattaatataaatttgtaatagaatattaatatatattattataataatattaaataagaatattaatatttattttaaataaaataaaagaaaatattaacattaaaaattgtaataataattcccgataataataatataatcaatattatattattattttatcgttttaccaaaactcaaattttcgaacaatttacttaaaatgctaaaattttacctcgaacgtcggggcgttacaagaacaaatattattaagataaggaataaaagaaataaaaaacatgTTAACCATGGTTATGAGAAGCTTCAATATTCCAGCACCATcagccaaacttcaacaacaacagaatgagaatgaaagtgcatatacaaaagtggtggagaaaaatagaccacctacttgtagACTTGGCCTTTTTGATGAAGATCAATAAAttaatacaatggtgaagtatgcaacaacatATTGCTCTATGAttagtgccttattcattatgtactcttctgttttgtttaatgttgcTCAATGtccaaataaaagaaaattgtgtTGTTTCTTTCCCTATACAGGAAACTATtgttttggaaacacaaagtagcttggaaacaatagcaactatagatttagaaacacccaaaacacaaatattgacgtaggtttaattctttttcaaacaataaatataatttatatcgtATAGACAAAGATAGGAGTCTATCTCTAACTAGATGTGATAGTGAGAGATagttttcttcatgatgtcttCTAAACATTCTTACTTATTGTACTTGCAAatagatgatgaagaagaagagaacaacGAAATCATAAATCTAGAGACACCAAAAACACAAGTGTTGACAcatgttttaatttgtttaatatacaactggtttacgatcgtttatttatgttaaacgatcatttatatattttacaggatcgtttatatatttcacacgatcgttgaagaaaaaatttatgttaaacgatcgtttatttatgttaaacaattgtttatatacttcacacgatcgtttatatatttcacgatcgtgtatttatgttatatgatcgtttatatattttaaacaatcgtgtatacatatttaaacgatctttatatAGCATAGTGGTCtacattttcttgcacaatcattttgacagcacattctctttttacattgagacaattgaagttaaagatggagaaaaagaagaagctgaAAATAGGAGGCgggaagataaaaaaaaaaaaagaagctagattcaattggaaaatattataatcgttgaagaaaaaaacagaaaaacaagatgaaaaacaaggggaagaaataaaaaagatacagCAAGAAGGAAACAAAAGTTGATTAAAGATGATAATGTTGATGATAAgaaaactgaagaagaaattgacattGATAGCAGTGAATAACATGCAGCACAAAAATTGGAAacagaagaaaacaaaagaaaaattgaagaaaagcaaaaggaaaataattgtGGTGaccaaaaaaagacaaaagtttaaaaaatgataTGGAACAACCAATCTCAACACAATAAGAAAACaacaagaaaaatgaaagaagaatatcaactcaagaatacattgattccgctcaatattttagagatgatttatagtgtttgtaaagcttcaaatctttaaatttaccttttgaaaatttctttattttatactcaactaatttgtattccatttcactctttatatcctacaCTATGTTGTAAAACGTATAATGGGGTCAAGTACATTTATtaccacgatcgtttagattcaaCAACACTATCGTTTAAACGTATAACTACACAGTCGTTTAAATAATATCCATCATGATCGCGTAACTTGTATAGCAACATCGTTGATATGTAAAATGTATAACATCTTGTAAATAATATCCTACACGATCGTCTAATTATATAACATGACCGTTTAACATTATGTCCTTTTGCGATCGTGTAAAATGTATTACAACATCGTTTACATGTCGAAAAAaatagattatatatatatatatatatattgaaacaATTTACTAATAGCTTTCAAGGTGTGATATGTTACTTAGCTTAACTTGGTTTTTATTGTGTGGTTTAATATGTTTAAGCAATTAGTTTTATACATTTTGAGCATCAAAGAAGTGGATTTAACCATTGGGATGAAAACGAAGCATTTGGAACCAAAATGAAGTGTGTTAACAGGAAAATCATTTCgacaaaagaaatttaattattgaaaattaaCTTACTTTATTCATTTGTAGTAGTGTTAGTCTCTCATGTATAATCTTGTAATGCTTTCTCTTAGATGTTGACTTTAACTTTGAGTTATGGGCAAGCTTGTTCTCAAATCAAGAGAGACCAATCTTCAATTTGTAAATGGCGAAGTGACGACCAATTTGGATAAGAAAATACAAccaatataattaattaaaggagTGATAAACAATCTGTTAGAGAATAGACAATCTACCCATTGGAAAAGAGATGACAATCCATTTGAGAAGAGATAATCTCATTTGTCGGAGAGACGCTCAGTTTGTTGAAGAAGATCACTTTG comes from Cucumis melo cultivar AY chromosome 12, USDA_Cmelo_AY_1.0, whole genome shotgun sequence and encodes:
- the LOC127144501 gene encoding uncharacterized protein LOC127144501; amino-acid sequence: MQEQSRTNKAARQKQPYNHSSGSKSFLQRQYELAERRGQPVDRVELFRETHVRAGTFVSQAAEDAHNQMLELQSQPTPEGSQPLSEDEICDQVLGRRPGYSKGLGWGPKPKARRTASASSSSTSCSQSTQKEIELQAKLHEALERIEVQDRNHQALASQVEAMKKMIEDLTRAQQGPPHDP